A genomic segment from Tuwongella immobilis encodes:
- a CDS encoding KilA-N domain-containing protein — MIQRKLGEHPVQQRNDGYINATQLCKAAGKLFADYRRSAETKAFLDALGSDMGIPISAETTELQICRSVLIEAKKGGAGPQGTWVHPRVAIDLARWCSPQFAVVVNGWIFELMNRGSVAQPSTSMPGASAKIPVLKKGRRAAIENNSDDHYDIMEHLLSTGRNPTARQLYLIKQLTDILLRVCGYQPRTDGRVEYKYSAPAALALIYAVWIDHMLEADADHYFGLDD, encoded by the coding sequence ATGATCCAACGCAAACTTGGTGAGCATCCAGTGCAGCAACGCAATGATGGATACATCAATGCAACGCAATTGTGTAAAGCGGCGGGGAAGTTGTTTGCCGATTATCGACGTTCTGCTGAGACAAAGGCATTTTTAGATGCGTTGGGGAGCGATATGGGAATTCCCATATCGGCGGAAACAACGGAACTGCAGATTTGCAGATCGGTTTTGATCGAAGCGAAAAAAGGAGGTGCGGGCCCTCAAGGCACCTGGGTCCACCCACGAGTTGCGATTGATTTGGCCCGGTGGTGCTCGCCTCAGTTTGCGGTTGTGGTGAATGGCTGGATCTTCGAGCTGATGAATCGGGGCAGCGTAGCACAACCGTCGACATCAATGCCTGGGGCGAGCGCGAAAATCCCCGTGCTGAAAAAGGGTCGCCGCGCTGCAATCGAAAATAATTCAGACGACCATTACGACATTATGGAGCACCTGCTGTCGACGGGTCGAAATCCGACTGCCCGCCAACTCTACCTTATCAAACAACTCACCGACATCTTGTTGCGAGTGTGCGGCTATCAACCGCGAACCGATGGGCGGGTCGAATACAAATACAGTGCACCTGCAGCATTGGCGTTGATCTACGCAGTCTGGATCGATCACATGCTCGAAGCGGATGCAGACCACTACTTCGGTCTCGATGACTGA
- a CDS encoding LexA family protein yields the protein MMGLGEAVRDARKNLGMNATELASIVGRTPQYISQLENGARGVEQSPHLVRQLEIALRLQPGELARYLPEDHPARFIAQELAVEIEVLGEVGAGPGHLEGSSIHEKLAVGHMFYDCVAYKVRGDSMVDEHILNGDYILTKRNSVPEQGDICVAWINEEGCVCKRLDRGRLKSPDGWEHTISPGDYLFGVVVGIIRRTNRHA from the coding sequence ATGATGGGATTAGGTGAAGCTGTTCGTGATGCACGAAAAAACTTGGGCATGAACGCAACCGAACTAGCATCGATAGTCGGAAGAACTCCGCAATACATTTCACAACTTGAGAACGGTGCGAGAGGTGTTGAGCAATCGCCTCATTTGGTCCGTCAATTAGAAATCGCTTTGAGGCTTCAACCTGGCGAGCTTGCTCGATACCTTCCAGAAGATCATCCAGCGAGATTTATTGCGCAAGAATTGGCGGTTGAAATTGAAGTGCTGGGCGAGGTCGGCGCTGGACCCGGCCATCTTGAAGGATCTTCGATCCATGAAAAACTTGCAGTTGGACATATGTTTTATGACTGCGTTGCTTACAAAGTTCGCGGAGATAGTATGGTTGACGAACACATTTTGAATGGTGATTACATTTTGACCAAACGGAACAGTGTTCCTGAACAAGGTGATATTTGTGTTGCTTGGATCAATGAGGAAGGATGCGTCTGCAAAAGATTAGATCGTGGGAGATTGAAATCTCCGGACGGTTGGGAGCATACGATTAGCCCTGGTGACTATCTGTTCGGTGTCGTTGTAGGCATCATCCGACGAACAAATCGACATGCGTAA
- a CDS encoding helix-turn-helix transcriptional regulator — protein MTNLLKARQVAEYLHVPCREFLDMVEAGQGPVCILLPSGRRRWRLADVDAWVACHAVSVSAAAAATAAAPAPAPPEPAPVPLPVPPVNDCTGTNAQNQGGRPSGTGDGTGETAENNSDNFASESADATGAIADKLSQAQIEVLSVLPMHGTWLTTPAAARRISADISPTSGDFRRKIRQLKEARLIDSTNQGLRLTELGKSVRLHLENEPP, from the coding sequence ATGACGAACCTCCTCAAAGCCCGCCAGGTGGCCGAGTACCTGCACGTACCTTGCCGCGAATTCCTGGACATGGTCGAGGCTGGCCAAGGGCCGGTCTGCATCCTACTGCCATCTGGTCGGCGTCGGTGGCGGCTTGCCGATGTCGATGCGTGGGTGGCCTGCCATGCGGTGAGCGTGTCCGCCGCTGCCGCTGCCACTGCCGCCGCTCCCGCGCCTGCCCCTCCTGAACCCGCGCCTGTCCCGTTGCCTGTCCCCCCGGTGAACGATTGCACCGGGACGAATGCCCAAAATCAGGGGGGCCGACCGTCCGGGACGGGGGACGGGACAGGCGAGACCGCAGAAAATAATTCAGATAATTTCGCATCCGAATCCGCTGATGCGACTGGTGCGATTGCGGACAAGCTGTCGCAAGCCCAAATCGAAGTGCTGAGCGTGCTGCCGATGCACGGGACATGGCTGACAACACCAGCAGCAGCCCGACGCATAAGTGCTGATATCTCGCCGACTTCGGGCGATTTTCGCCGCAAGATTCGCCAGCTAAAAGAGGCCCGGTTGATCGATTCCACCAACCAAGGATTGCGGCTTACGGAACTGGGCAAATCGGTGCGGTTACACCTGGAAAATGAACCGCCGTGA
- a CDS encoding GNAT family N-acetyltransferase translates to MKWSLPGNSWNPPQLQTARLTIRPLVPNDAEAIFAFCSDSRMTEYTLWETHQSIADTMQFLREYAPSRYREQIPEPLGIVLRNDHSDSVIGTLGGFWISKSNGTMELGYAIAANFWGLGFATEASQALIDYLFTDYPIERLQARSMTPNRASYRVLEKLGFRYEGTMRSLIYRRGRYWDVGIFGMLRADWESSRRTRT, encoded by the coding sequence ATGAAATGGTCATTGCCGGGCAATTCGTGGAATCCGCCCCAGTTGCAGACGGCCCGCCTGACCATTCGGCCGCTGGTACCCAACGATGCCGAGGCGATTTTCGCGTTTTGCTCCGATTCCCGAATGACGGAATACACACTCTGGGAAACGCATCAATCCATTGCAGATACGATGCAGTTTCTCCGCGAATACGCTCCATCCCGCTATCGGGAACAGATCCCCGAACCACTCGGAATCGTCCTGCGGAACGACCATTCCGATTCAGTCATCGGCACGCTGGGGGGCTTCTGGATCTCCAAATCCAACGGCACCATGGAACTCGGCTACGCCATCGCCGCCAATTTCTGGGGACTTGGCTTTGCCACCGAAGCAAGCCAAGCCCTCATCGATTATCTGTTCACCGACTACCCCATTGAACGGCTGCAAGCCCGAAGCATGACCCCGAATCGGGCCAGTTACCGCGTGTTGGAAAAACTGGGATTCCGCTACGAAGGCACCATGCGCTCGCTGATCTACCGCCGCGGCCGCTACTGGGATGTTGGCATCTTCGGCATGCTCCGAGCCGACTGGGAATCCTCTCGGCGCACACGGACCTAA